In Alkalihalobacterium alkalinitrilicum, a genomic segment contains:
- a CDS encoding GntR family transcriptional regulator, producing MIEKRNLSEQVYFYLRKKIISNELTPGSRVNYDDIISELGISKTPVRDALYLLQQDGLVEIKERSGTFVNTPKVQDVKEVYDIRNALERQAVNLAMENMTKADIEKMLNKAIKVEETLNDSSVETFVESDREFHRTLILWSKNQRLIKLMESLDAQLQWISVITATSSERPKETNAMHKRIIAAMLHSNKKIAQDLMEEHIEEAKQITLKEFI from the coding sequence ATGATCGAAAAAAGAAACTTAAGTGAACAAGTTTATTTTTATTTACGAAAAAAAATTATCAGCAATGAACTTACACCTGGTTCAAGAGTAAATTATGATGACATTATTTCTGAGTTAGGGATTAGTAAGACCCCCGTTCGTGATGCGCTATATTTGTTGCAACAAGATGGACTTGTTGAAATAAAAGAACGGTCAGGTACGTTTGTAAATACACCTAAAGTCCAAGATGTAAAAGAAGTATATGATATTAGAAATGCTTTAGAGCGTCAGGCAGTAAACTTAGCCATGGAAAACATGACAAAAGCGGATATTGAAAAAATGCTTAATAAAGCAATAAAAGTAGAAGAAACTTTAAATGATAGTAGTGTTGAGACTTTCGTGGAATCCGATCGGGAATTTCACAGAACATTAATATTATGGTCAAAAAACCAACGTTTGATTAAATTAATGGAGTCATTAGATGCACAACTTCAGTGGATAAGTGTAATAACTGCTACTAGCTCCGAACGACCTAAAGAAACGAATGCCATGCATAAACGAATTATAGCTGCAATGTTACACTCAAATAAAAAAATTGCACAAGATTTGATGGAAGAACACATTGAAGAAGCAAAACAAATTACATTAAAAGAATTCATCTAA